In Pseudobdellovibrio exovorus JSS, the genomic stretch TCTGTTGCAGAACTTTCTGACTGATACATCTTTTGTGTCATCTGCGGTTGGGTCGCAAAAATAACTTTATCAAAAGTGTAAGTGTTGCGATTCGAAATAAGCTCTAACTGACCCGCACGGCGTTTAACACTGACAACTGGCTCACTCAGATGAATGTTTCGAATTTTCTGCGCTATTTTTTGCACATAGTTCACAGAACCATTTTTGACAGTCCTCCAAACAGGGCGATCATTCACTTGCAGCAATTTGTGATTGATAAAAAATGTCAGAAAGGTCTCGGCCGGAAAATCCAACATCGCCTTTTCTGGCGTGGACCAAATTGCTGCGAGCATTGGCAGGATGTACCACTCCTGAAGCTCAGGGGAATAGCGTTGCTGCCGAAATAGCTCTTGCACTGTCCAGCGATGGCGACGGGCTAAATCCCGATTGGGTTCCGCCTGACGATGAAACCTGAGGATATCGTAGACCAATCTATAAAAACGAGGGTTGAAAATGTTTTTTCTTTGAGCAAAGACCGTATTGAGGTTATCCCCCGCCCACTCTAAGCCCACATTGGGCTCTTGAATCGACAAAGACATATCCGAAGGAATCGTTTCAACGTCTAAATACTTAAAAAGCGATTTCAAGTGTGGATAAGTCAGATCATTGTAGACCAAAAATCCTGTATCGACATTAAAGCTTTCACCTTGGTTCTGAATAGACGAAGTGTGCGCATGCCCACCTAAGCGGTTGTCCGCTTCGAACAAATGCACTTCGTATTTTTGCTCGAGCATCAAGGCACAGCCTAACCCGCTAATCCCCGAACCAACCACAGCTACTTTCATGAAAAACCCTCAAAACTGCTCTCAGATTAGTTATTTTTTTTAAGATTTCAATCGAGATGAGCGACTGCGTCTGCGTGCATAAAAAATATATACATCGTTCGCAAGTAGC encodes the following:
- a CDS encoding NAD(P)/FAD-dependent oxidoreductase, with protein sequence MKVAVVGSGISGLGCALMLEQKYEVHLFEADNRLGGHAHTSSIQNQGESFNVDTGFLVYNDLTYPHLKSLFKYLDVETIPSDMSLSIQEPNVGLEWAGDNLNTVFAQRKNIFNPRFYRLVYDILRFHRQAEPNRDLARRHRWTVQELFRQQRYSPELQEWYILPMLAAIWSTPEKAMLDFPAETFLTFFINHKLLQVNDRPVWRTVKNGSVNYVQKIAQKIRNIHLSEPVVSVKRRAGQLELISNRNTYTFDKVIFATQPQMTQKMYQSESSATEKILSAFKSEKNRAVLHKDQQFMPSSKKCWSSWNVQANLKSAPHAKVALTYFLNRLQELKTKDNILLTLNPMRNPDANLLEATYHHPIFDQAAIDAQANIGDIQGLHDVYFAGAWTRYGFHEDGLLSAVKVAERLEVNPPWMVS